The proteins below are encoded in one region of Leptotrichia sp. oral taxon 218:
- a CDS encoding DUF4037 domain-containing protein, which yields MEKIKGLELSKKYFEKVYLPVIKSEFPEILEKMAAGLAGEGSECFGFDDEISKDHDFGPSCCIWLDNNDFKKYGLKLQKRLNELPKEFMGFPVFCESEFGSNRRGVLNIDDWYYQFLNQSDCPKNLYDWRMIPEKFLATATNGEVFLDNLGKFSKIRNELKNYFPEDIRLKKIAARCMKMAQSGQYNYYRCMRRGEIIAARLAESEFISEAIHMIFLLNKTYKPFYKWMAKKMKELPILGKKIYFLIEELIKLPTGALNRKGEIIEEISMSVINELKRQNLVPRQIPSDFLQDYGPFVQQKINDEKLRNLHPASD from the coding sequence ATGGAAAAAATTAAAGGCTTAGAATTATCAAAAAAATATTTTGAAAAAGTTTATTTGCCAGTCATTAAATCAGAATTTCCTGAAATATTGGAAAAAATGGCGGCAGGACTTGCGGGAGAAGGTTCAGAGTGCTTTGGCTTTGATGATGAAATTTCAAAAGATCACGATTTTGGTCCATCTTGCTGCATTTGGCTGGACAACAACGACTTTAAAAAATATGGCTTAAAATTGCAAAAAAGACTAAACGAACTTCCAAAAGAATTTATGGGATTTCCAGTTTTTTGTGAAAGTGAATTTGGAAGCAACAGACGAGGTGTGCTAAATATTGACGACTGGTATTACCAATTTTTAAATCAATCTGACTGTCCAAAAAATTTATATGACTGGCGGATGATTCCAGAAAAATTTCTGGCAACTGCCACAAATGGAGAAGTTTTCTTAGATAATTTAGGAAAGTTTTCAAAAATAAGAAACGAGTTAAAAAATTATTTTCCAGAAGACATAAGACTAAAAAAAATTGCCGCAAGATGTATGAAAATGGCGCAATCTGGACAATATAACTATTACCGATGTATGCGAAGAGGAGAAATAATTGCAGCTAGACTTGCTGAAAGTGAATTTATTTCCGAAGCAATCCACATGATTTTTTTGCTAAACAAGACCTACAAGCCTTTTTACAAATGGATGGCAAAAAAAATGAAAGAACTTCCAATTTTAGGAAAAAAAATTTATTTTTTAATCGAAGAATTAATAAAACTTCCAACAGGTGCATTAAATAGAAAAGGAGAAATAATCGAGGAAATAAGCATGTCTGTAATTAACGAATTAAAGCGTCAAAATTTAGTCCCAAGACAAATTCCAAGCGACTTTTTACAAGACTACGGACCTTTTGTCCAGCAAAAAATTAACGATGAAAAACTTCGCAATTTACATCCAGCGTCAGATTAA